From a region of the Chitinophaga caseinilytica genome:
- a CDS encoding helix-turn-helix transcriptional regulator gives MKNIIKVERARMNLTQDELARLTGVSRQTINTIESNKYVPSTILALKIAKVFSKPVEEIFLLTDED, from the coding sequence ATGAAAAACATTATCAAAGTTGAACGGGCGCGGATGAACCTTACGCAAGACGAGCTCGCGCGACTGACGGGCGTTTCCCGTCAAACCATCAATACCATCGAATCCAATAAATACGTGCCTTCCACCATTCTGGCCCTGAAGATCGCTAAGGTTTTTTCCAAACCGGTCGAAGAGATTTTCCTCCTCACCGACGAAGATTGA
- a CDS encoding FeoA family protein produces MIKLSSLTLGKSAVIREFEKSDLHIKLMEMGCVPGETVKVEKIAPLGDPICIIVAGYNLSLRKTEADHIWVEEVAV; encoded by the coding sequence ATGATTAAACTTTCTTCCCTCACCCTTGGTAAAAGTGCAGTAATACGGGAATTCGAGAAAAGCGACCTTCATATAAAACTCATGGAAATGGGATGTGTTCCGGGGGAAACAGTAAAAGTAGAAAAGATCGCGCCGCTGGGAGATCCTATTTGCATTATCGTTGCCGGCTACAATCTTTCACTCCGTAAAACAGAAGCCGATCATATCTGGGTTGAAGAAGTTGCCGTTTAA
- a CDS encoding DUF2480 family protein: MEEIVNKVAQSALVTIDLEQYYPKEEIIVFDLKDYLFMELILKEKDYRAALQAHDWEQYRGKAVTITCTADAIIPFWAYMLPAAYLEPVAARVAYGDETSLRNTIFLEKVAAIDANEFNDLRVIIKGCADKAVPEAAYVEITRKLRPVVKSLMYGEPCSTVPVYKKK, translated from the coding sequence ATGGAAGAAATAGTAAATAAAGTAGCGCAAAGCGCGCTCGTCACCATAGATCTCGAACAATATTATCCCAAGGAAGAAATCATCGTTTTCGACCTGAAAGATTACCTGTTCATGGAGCTCATCCTGAAAGAAAAGGATTACCGCGCCGCACTGCAGGCGCATGATTGGGAACAATACCGCGGAAAAGCCGTGACCATCACCTGCACGGCAGACGCCATCATCCCGTTTTGGGCGTACATGCTCCCCGCCGCTTACCTCGAGCCCGTTGCGGCCCGCGTGGCTTACGGCGACGAAACCTCGCTCCGCAACACGATTTTCCTGGAAAAAGTGGCGGCGATCGACGCCAACGAATTCAACGATCTGCGCGTGATCATCAAAGGTTGTGCAGATAAAGCCGTGCCCGAAGCCGCGTATGTGGAAATCACGCGGAAACTCCGGCCGGTCGTGAAAAGCCTCATGTACGGGGAGCCCTGTTCCACCGTTCCGGTCTACAAGAAAAAATGA
- a CDS encoding DUF3472 domain-containing protein, whose protein sequence is MKMIRYSFLCCALTAAAPAMAQNAQVVLPGFTAYADPAETGVDISGRNGVVRWTDSSNAVHFWFHAANTGSLKLGLQAKADAPSTLRISVNGTEKTVQVPAGADFADIPVLSTKLKKPGFYDIALKGISKQGNVYADVKGVTLEGPATKDIQFNPKPWRRSASVHLNYTAPEGKDVEWFYGEIKVPEGQDKLGTYFMSCGWHRGYFGMQVNGPDERRIIFSVWDSGKEPDSRDKVAYEDQVTLLAKGDSVIAHGFGGEGTGGHSHWVYDWKAGQTYKFLMHAVPKGTTTQYSAYFFVPEHNEWKLIASFRAPKDGKYMGHLYSFLENFSFENGHVYRKGYYGNHWIKTPQGEWIELTKARFTNDATARAKDRLDFGGGSENGMFYLWTAGFVPADAKLGDNFDRPAIGKAPLIELPNF, encoded by the coding sequence ATGAAAATGATACGCTACTCTTTCCTCTGCTGCGCCCTCACCGCAGCGGCGCCCGCGATGGCGCAAAACGCCCAGGTGGTTTTGCCGGGCTTCACGGCTTATGCCGACCCCGCCGAAACCGGTGTGGATATCTCCGGCAGGAACGGGGTTGTACGGTGGACAGACAGTTCCAACGCCGTCCATTTCTGGTTTCACGCCGCCAACACCGGCTCCCTGAAACTGGGGCTCCAGGCAAAAGCTGACGCACCCTCCACCCTGCGCATTTCCGTCAACGGTACGGAAAAAACCGTACAAGTGCCTGCCGGAGCGGATTTCGCGGATATCCCCGTACTGTCTACCAAACTCAAAAAACCCGGATTTTACGATATCGCCCTCAAAGGCATCTCCAAACAAGGAAATGTATATGCGGATGTGAAAGGCGTTACCCTCGAAGGCCCCGCCACGAAAGACATCCAGTTCAATCCCAAACCCTGGCGCCGCTCGGCTTCCGTCCACCTCAACTACACCGCCCCCGAAGGCAAAGACGTGGAATGGTTCTACGGCGAAATCAAAGTTCCGGAAGGCCAGGACAAACTCGGTACCTACTTCATGTCTTGCGGATGGCACCGCGGTTATTTCGGGATGCAGGTCAACGGCCCCGATGAAAGAAGGATCATTTTCTCCGTGTGGGATTCCGGCAAAGAGCCCGATAGCCGCGATAAAGTGGCTTATGAAGACCAGGTGACGCTCCTGGCCAAAGGAGACTCCGTGATCGCGCACGGTTTCGGCGGCGAAGGCACCGGCGGCCACAGCCATTGGGTGTACGACTGGAAGGCTGGTCAGACTTACAAATTCCTCATGCACGCCGTCCCCAAAGGCACTACCACACAGTATTCCGCGTACTTCTTCGTACCGGAGCACAACGAATGGAAGCTCATCGCTTCGTTCCGCGCGCCCAAAGACGGCAAATACATGGGCCATCTCTATTCTTTCCTCGAAAACTTCAGCTTCGAGAACGGCCACGTTTACCGCAAAGGCTATTACGGTAACCATTGGATCAAAACGCCCCAGGGAGAATGGATCGAGCTGACGAAAGCGCGCTTCACCAACGACGCTACCGCCCGCGCCAAAGACCGCCTCGATTTCGGCGGCGGCTCCGAAAACGGGATGTTCTACCTCTGGACGGCCGGTTTCGTTCCCGCCGATGCCAAACTGGGCGACAATTTCGACCGCCCCGCCATCGGAAAAGCGCCCCTCATCGAGCTGCCCAACTTCTGA
- a CDS encoding peptidylprolyl isomerase, whose amino-acid sequence MSVIQKIRDKYAVWIIVLICLAIVSFLLQDVFFGRTGMGQSNVVGKVNGVELTNTDYQRRIEFTTEQMRQRMPGQTFDEEAQQYFREEAWNAFLRENIMTEQYEALGITVTDAEVVDAFSANNPHPLVRQQFANRETGEFDPSVIQQVNQAAKQDPNMRAQLLQFDQAIVEYQQNLKYYSLINKGIYYPKWLAKQQQEDAAKVANIGYVQVPYSTIADSTIKPSDAELNKYIQDNKGMFEVPEGRKLEYVSFDVIPTSTDSAAALADIQKLKAEMDTTPDVAQFVKLNSEYNQYDGYVSRSAIQVPNKDSIIDLPKGATFGPYLDGNMLVYAKMIDRKTMADTVKLRQVLIFAQQGADSIAKKRADSVEAVIRGGGDIAAIATAISQDPNAKQTGGEVTLAPHTDMPAELAEVKTFAFDGTTGAVKTVKLPIGYAVVKIMEQKNVGPALKIAYLGKRVDASSASSNDMLTAANEFASANTNRDKFEKAIQQKGLNKKIAENIQPMDFVLPGLGSAREIVNWAYSAKKNDVSRVFSLEDRFVVAVLTSIREKGTAPLDEVRPTVEAEVRKQKKADQIIAKIGTPANLDAAAKATNQPVLTAEGLNFSSSYAPALNFEPRVIGAAFNKAWGPAKVSAPIQGQAGVFVIHVNNYTESGIGNLDYGQQSQAFEGAMQQLVQQQLFQSVLKKNSNVKDNRAEFFRSN is encoded by the coding sequence ATGTCAGTTATTCAGAAAATCAGGGACAAATACGCTGTCTGGATCATCGTATTGATCTGCCTGGCCATCGTGAGCTTTTTATTGCAAGACGTATTCTTTGGTAGGACCGGCATGGGCCAGTCTAATGTAGTAGGCAAAGTAAACGGTGTGGAACTGACCAACACCGACTATCAGCGCCGTATCGAATTCACGACCGAGCAGATGCGCCAGCGCATGCCGGGCCAGACTTTCGATGAAGAAGCGCAGCAGTATTTCCGCGAAGAGGCCTGGAATGCCTTCCTCCGCGAAAACATCATGACCGAGCAGTACGAAGCCCTGGGCATCACGGTTACCGATGCGGAAGTGGTAGACGCGTTCAGCGCGAACAACCCGCACCCCCTGGTACGTCAGCAATTCGCCAACCGCGAAACCGGCGAATTCGATCCCTCCGTTATCCAACAGGTCAACCAGGCCGCCAAGCAGGATCCCAACATGCGCGCGCAACTCCTGCAGTTCGACCAGGCTATCGTAGAGTATCAGCAAAATCTGAAATACTATTCCTTAATTAATAAAGGTATCTATTATCCCAAGTGGCTGGCCAAACAGCAACAGGAAGATGCCGCCAAAGTAGCCAACATCGGTTACGTACAGGTTCCGTACTCCACCATCGCGGACAGCACCATCAAACCCTCCGACGCAGAACTCAACAAATACATCCAGGATAACAAAGGGATGTTCGAAGTTCCGGAAGGCCGCAAACTGGAATACGTTTCCTTCGACGTAATCCCCACCAGTACCGACTCCGCCGCCGCACTGGCCGATATCCAGAAACTGAAAGCGGAAATGGACACCACTCCCGATGTGGCTCAATTCGTAAAACTGAACTCCGAGTATAACCAATACGACGGCTACGTTTCCCGCAGCGCCATCCAGGTGCCGAACAAAGACTCCATCATCGACCTGCCCAAAGGCGCGACCTTCGGTCCCTACCTCGACGGCAACATGCTGGTGTACGCAAAAATGATCGACCGCAAAACAATGGCCGACACCGTGAAACTGCGCCAGGTGCTCATCTTCGCTCAACAGGGCGCGGATTCAATCGCCAAAAAACGTGCAGACAGCGTTGAAGCTGTAATTCGCGGCGGCGGAGACATCGCAGCCATCGCCACCGCCATCAGCCAGGACCCCAACGCCAAACAAACCGGCGGCGAAGTAACCCTGGCCCCCCACACCGATATGCCCGCAGAACTGGCCGAGGTGAAAACCTTCGCGTTCGACGGTACCACAGGCGCCGTGAAAACCGTGAAACTCCCCATCGGTTACGCCGTGGTTAAAATCATGGAACAAAAGAATGTAGGACCGGCCCTCAAAATCGCTTACCTCGGTAAACGTGTAGACGCCAGCTCCGCATCCAGCAACGATATGCTGACCGCAGCCAACGAATTCGCTTCTGCCAACACCAACCGCGACAAATTCGAAAAAGCGATCCAGCAGAAAGGACTGAACAAAAAAATCGCTGAAAACATCCAGCCGATGGATTTCGTACTGCCCGGCCTCGGCTCCGCACGCGAAATCGTTAACTGGGCCTACAGCGCCAAAAAGAACGATGTCAGCCGCGTGTTCTCCCTCGAAGACCGTTTCGTAGTAGCCGTACTGACCAGCATCCGCGAAAAAGGGACCGCTCCGCTCGACGAGGTTCGTCCTACCGTAGAAGCTGAAGTTCGCAAGCAGAAAAAAGCGGATCAGATTATCGCTAAAATCGGCACACCCGCCAACCTGGACGCAGCTGCCAAAGCTACCAACCAGCCGGTGCTCACCGCCGAAGGCCTGAACTTCTCCTCTTCTTACGCGCCGGCGCTCAACTTCGAGCCCCGCGTAATCGGCGCAGCGTTCAACAAAGCATGGGGCCCCGCTAAAGTTTCGGCTCCCATCCAGGGCCAGGCCGGCGTGTTCGTGATCCATGTGAACAACTACACCGAATCCGGCATCGGCAACCTCGACTATGGCCAGCAAAGCCAGGCTTTCGAAGGCGCCATGCAGCAACTGGTACAGCAGCAGCTGTTCCAGTCTGTACTGAAGAAGAACAGCAACGTGAAAGACAACCGCGCTGAATTCTTCCGCTCCAACTGA
- the corA gene encoding magnesium/cobalt transporter CorA, whose product MAKNPILPIADAINPFKIRKKRLMNFNPVTAVSSRKPVDHVRITVYEYDSGYFHEETTDTVSDCFRFAETDTKKWINVDGIRREEVESICRHFNVHFLLMEDIMSEGQRAKMDEIGNNLFCLLPMCYFKTESSAVDIEQVSLVLGKNVVISFQDDPNRDVFNPIRERLRTDGTKLRLSGSDYLLYALLDIIVDNYFVVMDHLGDRIELMEDIIPRQPNNRTLARVNYLRRELMEFKRGIAPVRDLMNGLLKSENALLEENTEKYFKDVSDHIIQAVDLAESYRDMIINLQELYHAQMNQKMNEVMKVLTVVTTLLAPMTVITGIYGMNFDHMPELKNPNGYFITIGVMLCIFVGMILFFRKRGWF is encoded by the coding sequence ATGGCCAAAAACCCGATACTGCCGATTGCGGACGCGATCAATCCATTCAAGATCCGCAAAAAGAGATTGATGAACTTCAATCCCGTAACGGCCGTTTCTTCCCGCAAACCTGTTGACCATGTCCGGATCACGGTATACGAATACGACAGCGGGTATTTCCACGAAGAAACTACCGACACCGTATCCGATTGCTTCCGCTTCGCCGAAACCGACACCAAAAAATGGATCAATGTAGACGGCATCCGGCGCGAAGAAGTGGAATCCATCTGCCGGCATTTCAACGTCCATTTCCTCCTCATGGAAGATATCATGAGCGAAGGGCAGCGCGCCAAGATGGACGAAATCGGCAATAACCTGTTTTGCCTCCTGCCCATGTGCTATTTCAAAACGGAAAGCTCGGCGGTGGATATCGAACAGGTGAGCCTGGTGTTGGGAAAGAACGTGGTCATCTCCTTCCAGGACGATCCCAACCGCGACGTCTTCAACCCCATCCGCGAGCGCCTGCGCACCGATGGCACCAAGCTCCGCCTTTCCGGCTCCGATTATTTGCTCTACGCCCTGCTCGATATCATCGTCGATAATTACTTCGTGGTGATGGACCATTTGGGAGACCGTATCGAGCTCATGGAAGATATCATTCCCCGCCAGCCCAACAACCGCACGCTCGCCCGCGTCAATTACCTGCGCCGCGAGCTGATGGAATTCAAGCGCGGCATCGCGCCCGTCCGCGACCTCATGAACGGACTGCTGAAATCCGAAAACGCTTTACTGGAGGAGAATACGGAGAAATATTTCAAAGACGTTTCCGACCACATCATCCAGGCGGTGGACCTTGCCGAGAGTTATCGCGATATGATCATCAACTTGCAGGAGCTGTACCATGCGCAGATGAACCAGAAGATGAACGAAGTGATGAAGGTACTAACGGTGGTGACTACACTCCTTGCGCCCATGACTGTGATCACGGGGATTTACGGGATGAATTTCGATCACATGCCGGAATTAAAAAACCCCAACGGTTACTTTATAACCATTGGGGTGATGCTTTGCATATTTGTGGGGATGATCCTTTTCTTCCGCAAGCGCGGATGGTTTTGA
- the ybeY gene encoding rRNA maturation RNase YbeY: MAINFTLHEVKVQLKERTRLKAFLKELFRREGQGLKNLHYVFCSDDYLLTINQEFLQHDTYTDIVTFELSENPDVTEGEIYISIDRVRENAAKFKVSENYELHRVIFHGALHLCGYRDKSRKEEAMMREKEDENLKLYFES; the protein is encoded by the coding sequence ATGGCAATCAATTTTACATTACATGAGGTGAAAGTCCAGTTGAAAGAGCGTACCCGGCTGAAGGCGTTTCTGAAGGAGCTCTTTAGGCGTGAAGGACAGGGCTTAAAGAACCTGCATTATGTCTTTTGTTCGGACGATTACCTGTTAACGATCAACCAGGAGTTTCTGCAGCACGATACTTATACAGATATTGTCACTTTTGAGCTTTCGGAGAACCCGGATGTTACGGAGGGGGAAATCTACATTTCTATAGACAGGGTACGTGAGAATGCAGCGAAGTTCAAGGTATCGGAGAATTATGAGCTGCACCGCGTCATTTTCCATGGGGCATTGCATTTATGTGGTTACCGGGATAAATCCAGGAAAGAGGAAGCGATGATGCGGGAAAAGGAGGATGAGAACCTGAAACTGTACTTTGAGTCCTGA
- the nadA gene encoding quinolinate synthase NadA, which produces MEVDVRLDLFAEIDRLKKEKNAIILAHYYQEPDIQDVADYIGDSLGLSQQAAKTDADIIVFAGVHFMAETAKILSPQKKVLLPDLKAGCSLADSAPPELFARFKAQYPDHLVISYINCSAGIKALSDIICTSSNAEKIIEAVPKDQPIIFAPDRNLGSYLVKKTGRDMVLWNGACMVHEIFSLEKITKLKVRHPHAKIIAHPECEAPVLAIADFIGSTTGLLKFTQRDDAKEYIVVTETGILHQMQKENPNKTFIPAPPNNACACNDCPHMKLNTLEKLYLCMEYEQPEITMDEQLRIAAKRPIDRMLEISAQAGL; this is translated from the coding sequence ATGGAGGTGGACGTACGCCTGGATCTCTTCGCTGAAATCGACCGGCTCAAAAAGGAAAAAAATGCCATCATCCTGGCGCATTACTACCAGGAGCCCGATATCCAGGACGTGGCCGATTATATCGGGGACAGCCTGGGCCTCAGCCAGCAGGCCGCCAAAACCGATGCGGACATCATCGTTTTCGCCGGCGTTCACTTCATGGCCGAAACCGCAAAAATCCTCAGTCCACAGAAAAAAGTGCTCCTCCCCGACCTGAAAGCCGGCTGCTCGCTGGCCGACAGCGCCCCTCCGGAGCTCTTTGCGCGCTTCAAAGCACAATACCCAGACCACCTTGTCATCTCGTATATCAACTGCTCAGCGGGCATCAAAGCGCTGTCTGACATCATTTGCACCAGCTCCAACGCCGAAAAGATCATCGAGGCCGTTCCCAAAGACCAGCCCATCATCTTCGCGCCAGACCGCAACCTGGGCTCCTATCTCGTGAAGAAAACGGGCCGCGACATGGTTTTGTGGAACGGCGCCTGCATGGTGCATGAGATTTTCAGCCTGGAAAAAATCACCAAGCTGAAGGTGCGCCATCCACATGCCAAGATCATCGCGCATCCCGAATGTGAAGCGCCGGTGCTGGCCATCGCCGATTTCATCGGGTCTACGACGGGATTGCTGAAGTTCACCCAGCGCGACGATGCGAAGGAATATATCGTGGTGACCGAAACCGGGATCCTGCACCAGATGCAAAAAGAGAATCCGAACAAGACTTTCATTCCGGCGCCGCCGAACAACGCGTGTGCTTGCAACGATTGTCCGCATATGAAACTCAACACCCTGGAAAAGCTGTACCTCTGCATGGAGTACGAGCAGCCGGAGATTACGATGGACGAGCAGCTGCGCATTGCAGCGAAGCGCCCGATCGACCGGATGCTGGAGATCAGTGCACAGGCGGGGTTGTAA